aaaaattatattattgtaaGTGTATAAAAAGTAAACTTTTGATTTCAGACAACAGAACCTATTTAGAATAGGTCAATACACTTTATAAAGTAATATTGTAAGTACTGCACGAAGACGAATTCTTtatctttcttattttattcatttatttttttttgttaattttgattCTGTGTATATAAAACCAATGGAAAAacataacaaaattaaaaacaggCCAACATTTCTATCCTTTGAATAAGTACAGAAATGGAACAGCGTTCCGTCCCTAATCGACATCGATGGCACAGCACGTAATTcgattttatatataaatgaaaattattatagagtTAAATACTCTACACTGTTTGCCATTTCAGTACTTATACGCAGTTCATAAGTGATAAAAGGTGTATTACAAACTCGTGCTAAAACAAGTAAAAACGatacttataaaaatcattaaaagaTTGTTTCATTTGCAATGTACCCATGATTATTTCAGTCAATTTATCAACGTACGATTGTTAAAAAAATAAGGTATACTTTGGAAAATTCATGTGCATGTTATCATCAGTATAACATAATTACATGTTACTAATTTTAATGGAAGTGAGGTTGCACCACCTTTTGTCACTATAGAACCACAAAATAGGACCACCTCTCTTCCTACTTCTAATAGATTAGAAGAGGAAAAGGGTGGTCTGCCTTGCTTGCTACTTGGTTGCCTCTGGAGGACAATCAGGCTGATTATTTGGATGAGCTGCAGTGAATGCAGGATGGTTTTCTAAATGTCGATCTACCCTTAAAATAGTCGGAAAAGGTCTTAAATCAACTAGAAACCTCCTTGCGTTAAATATTTGTGGTATTAGGCAGCAATCTGCTAATGTGATTTCATCTCCTACACAGTATTTTCCTGCACTAGACGACAATAATTTTTCTACagctgaaaaaaataattttcattattatcaaaccagaattttactttaattatcTGCATACCTGTTAAACCTCTAGTGATCCAATGCTGAGCCCATTCCTTTTTACGTTCTTCTCCAACATAAATCAACACGACTAAGTTTTGCAAAGGTTGGATACCACTGGCAATGACCTCGCAAATTTCTCTAACTCTAGCTCTTTTCACCGGATCTGCAGGCATTAAGGGCCGGTGTGGTCTAGTTTCCTCCAGATATTGCAGGATATTTAGCTTAACAAACACATTCCCATGAGTACACGCACTGTTTctaattaatcagaaaaatagAATTCTTCATAAACTCACAGATTCTATTAACGTATGATTGTCGATATGAAGTGCAGGCACCTGCTCCATTGGATTAATTTCACGAAATTCATTGGAATGTTGTTCTCCACCACCCTTTATCAAGCTAACTGGTTTTATATCGTATGGAATTTCCTTCAAATTCAATGCTGTGAAAAGATGACGTTACTGAATTTatctaagaataaataaaaaaatttttaacttacCAATTCGGACCCTCCACGAGCAAGAACTCCGCCAATAGGAGTAGAGTACTGGctacgaatgaaaaaaaaaaaagaagaagaaatcaagATAAGTACTCGGGAAAAAATTCGCGATGTTTACCGGCTCCAGGCGGCACGTTAACAAAGCTATATACTGGTTTGCGCGAGCCGGTCAAGCAAAAGCGGATTTTTATCTGAGAAAAGAATACAGTAACGATAATGGAAGATCGTAAACAGTACGAGATAACTTTAAGAAAAAAATTGGTCGCGGACTAATGCGAATTTTAATCGAACGTGCAAACATATGATGTTATCGCGAATAAAGAAGCAGTAATAAAAGCAACATCTCTGTAACGATGTCGGCTTCGATATGTTGGACTGATAATTCTTTTACCTTTCCCATGACGGACATCTCGTCTCAGGCTTCGATGGACGGACTCGCCTGCTCGATTATTAGCTCGATTACTCGAGACGATGCTGTGGTTCGTGAATTCCTTCGAAAATTATTCGGTGTCCGTTCAACGCGCGAAATCACTCCTCCCTCCTCTCTTATTCGATTGCCAGACGTCCCATTCTACTGCCCCATTCTAGTCTGGGGTTCATGCAACCAATCACCATCCACTTTCCGATAGCAAGCAGTGCTGTACGATACAAAAAACCTTGAAGGTTGACGTAACCGTAAAGTCTTacatatttattcattaattatctCTTCTCCGCATCATTCTTGATCAGACATTATTTTGTTAACATCGTCTCACGTTCGTTATTCCATACCAgtcaatttgcaatttaattaccAGTTTTTGTAACTTGATTGGAAATATAAGGTAGGATTCAACAGGGACGGAACCAGAAATCTTGGTTGGGGGAGCAATATAGCATACATTTAGATTTGTTTCGCAACACAAACAGGAACACATGCATCAGTCTACACCAATTAggaattataattttgttttcgcTACTAGTTGCCTGTTAcatatttatacataaaaatgtataaaccgCGAAACGGAGATAAACATTTTAATATGTCCCCCAGTCTATTTAGAGCGCTGATGTCGTTCCTCTACAAGCATACCGTCGTTGCCAGAAATAGGGCGAAAATGGCCGCtttatttcgctagatccggtcgtacccatcactacctcgaacaagtgagtttcacgatttgttcgtgtttaggtcttatatttcgctatttgcttcggggtccctgacaccccagataccataatgtcggtatgcaaagagagtcATCGGTGCTTTGGGttctccgaaaccccagataccataatgtcggtatgcagtcaTTGGGGTTTTGGGGTCTCCGACACCCTGgttgccataatgtcggtatgcagcgtCGTTCGCAATTTGGGGTCTTCGACACCCCTGtagccataatgtcggtatgcaaagagtgtcACTTGTGTTTCGGGGTCTTCGACATTCCAAGATCCAAAGTCGTTTTGCagattcatttaatttgctgtatttatctacTTAGCTtactgaataaactcattaagcACGTGTTGATTGTATTACTCCtgtgtgcatcctttacatctgtGATTCCTTTACATttcaacattccttacatcccaccATTCTTCTCATCCGTGCTTTCTTTATTCCCCTGTATCTTTcacatctctgtatcccttatatccctgcatcccttacatcccagcatcccttacatctgtgattcctttacatctcaacattccttacatccctgcatcccttacatctctgcatcctttacatccctgcatctcttacatctcttacatctctgcatcctttacatccctgcatctcttacatctcttacatctctgcatcccttacatttctaTATCCCTTTATAAATAAAAGGGAACTAATTTTtaccgaaattttggccctctagcgggaaaaatgggaactaaaatctcgacgtcgaatcggcgccatctggtttcaaaaaaaggaactaaagcttgctcgtTTTCTggtcctctggcggcaaaaatgtgaactaaaatctcgacgtcgaatcagcgccatctggtttcaaaaaaaggaactaaagcttgccgaaattttggccctctagcgggaaaaatgtgaactaaaatctcgacgtcgaatcagcgccatctggtttcaaaaaaaggaactaaatcttgctcgTTTTCTggtcctctggcggcaaaaatgtgaactaaaatctcgacgtcgaatcagcgccatctggtttcaaaaaaaggaactaacttaccttttagccgtctttgtaatatatttattataaggaatgcagagatgtaaggaatgaagggatgaaaataatgtagggatgaaaggattgtagggatgaaaagaatgtagggatgaaaagaatgtagggatgtaatggatgaaaagaatgtagggatgtaagggatgaagcgatgtaaggaatgtagggatggaaagagtgtagggatgaaaagaatgtagggatgataataatgtagggatttaagggatgaagagatgtaaggaatgtagggatggaaggaatgtagggatgaaagaatgcagggatgtaagggatgcagagatgtaatggaacgagagatgtaaaggaattccgtagggattcggggctggggccccggtctccactgcacgcggcccgaggagtgccggcatcgggtgtggcccccgatttCGGCGGAGTTaggcacatggcggagggtcaaaCGACCCTCCCTgccgccctagtgcaggccgccgtggtggttttagtgggtaaaaatcccacactacctccggcccttccccaggggggctgaaggtgtctttctgaagatttccaccacgttaataaaaaaaaaaaaaaaaaatgggcatTTAAGGGTtgaaggaatgtaaggaatgctgtgatggaaggaatgcaggaatgtaagggctactgagatggccttggcctataatcagggataaaattatatatataactggaaaaagtaaaataaatccgGTCCTCGGCTGaaacccagaagagggatataatcataaatgttttttcccttcgatgagcttatttaataagcaaaatgaaataaattaagtatattatataaactctggaaaataattatactggttgtaccctcttcatacggacgtGATATTATCCcagggtgttaaggaccccgctGGGACAATGACgccctctgcgtaccgacctgatatcattttGGGGTATTAAAGACCCCGTAACACCAGGACTATATTTGCATACCAATATGATATCGTGGGGTTTCAGAGACCCCAAAACACAATAGATACTCTACATACCGAgattatagcatccggggtgtcggagaccccaaagcaccaatgtctctctttgcataccgacatcatggtatctggggtttcggataccccaaagcaccaatgactctttgcatatcgacattatggtatctggggtgtcagggaccccgaagcaccgatgacactcTGCTTATCGACAccacggcattcggggtatctgagaccccgagataccggtgacgctgcataccgatattatgccacggggtgtcagggaccccgaaacaagtagcgaaatataagacctaaaaatgAACAAATCGCGGAACTAACTTGTTCGGGGTAGTGATGGGTTTCactggatctagcgaaatataagacctaaaaatgaacaaatcgtgaaagtCACTTGTTCGAGgaagtgatgggtacgaccggatctgtagcgcatgcacactacaattatttatcatgaaacaaacttgtaaataattaagaaattattcactcacaaacaatgaaaatgatgtatttgtaaatcacaaacgatttccaatcaattacagttatcagttatcacaaaatctatttattataaaaaattaccaaaaagtttcggctcacatcatgattgaaataaaattgctaattataaaagaactaatttgtcacaaacgttaaaaacagactcacaatcaatcacgaACGATTTACAAAAGGAAtaaactaagaaaaattaaaaataatcatatcttattattccttccggctagcttcatgtaggtataAAACCTTATACGAGTCCAATGACTACAGGCAAAAAAAGAAGACTGGTCAGGCCTTTGTTTTCGAAGGGTTGCCTCCTGAGCTTTTGGGGTTCTAGACACCCCCAGGCGAGGTTAAATTTGTATGTAAAAGTCGGTATGACAGTCGTTCCTGTCTTACCAGTCTCCCTTACCAACTAAACATGAAAATTGGTCGGTAAGTTATCGAGTAATTTCAGCCGTTTGTGAATAGATGGCGCCGTGCTCGAATTTGGTGCGgggaaatagaaataaaaggaaataaggATAGAGAAAAATAAAGGTAACTATGTTCTGCGCAAgatttactttattattaacACTCTTGCTTGTATCAAACTTACTAACTAGAACGTAAGTACTTAAATCTAGAACTAAATGAAATCTAGAAACTGTAGTATACGTATTTTGTAGGATTAATTAAACCATTTACTCTGTTGTTGAAACATAAATATCCGACAGCaattataaagaattaattcACTGGTTAATTCGTCTGGTTAACATTTCCATTAATGCAGTTGCATAGGTTCTCTACGTGTGAAAGTATCATTAGTTGAGCTGTTGGGTGATTTATACGGAGCATCAATTTTCCAAGTATCGACTTTAATTTCGTTGGTAATACACAATGCGAAATCCCAGGCACACTTGTGTTTGAGTCCCTTTCAATTTTGTTTAGCCACAGCCGTGCACGACTCACGATTCACTCTCTCTCATCGGTCATTATTTACGAAACTGTAATATCTCTGTTGAATGATGCTTTATGTTACCTAGTCCCCCTTTACCGTTCAATACCCATTCAACCGTcgttaatttaattgtttttctaCAATTATGCGTGCCGCTAATGTTATATACCGGGCCCAGCCAGCTTTTTCTTCATCCGTCACTGTCACTTCTCAATACACCGTAATCACTGCTGCTATAATGAAATGTTCACGGGCGGTGTATTAGGTACTTTCGTATACAACATCGATGCGAAATGTTGGTGAAATTGAGCGAAACCTGAGAGAGAGTTTCTCCTATGGAAGATGCGTTTTAAACGTTGTTTCATTTATCATCGAACGGTACGAGCTGCAAGCGATGCAGAGTTTTACTACTTTTACTTTATCTTTGTACTAAAACTCGCATGCAGCTAGTATGGAGGTGGAACAATTTATTAGAAAGTGGAATGGTTTTTATTATTCGGAGGAGCgtaaacattttcatttttagagATGCTGTAATATTATCTAAAGTATTGAAGTAGTTACCATAGGATGTTAAGGATATAGTAGAAAGCTTTTAAAttcaaagtagaaaaaataCCCCTCCCCTTAGACGGTCGCGTGGACACTGGCGATTCTGGGGTGGGAGGCCTCATAAATATAGGCCTGTGGCGGCCCACCACTGGCGCCTGAAGTTTACGCGCGaatatttgaattgatattaatttcattattcatatttctcagttatatactaaattttatgacatttaataattagaaatcacattattattgttttaaattacttttaatattaatagtatCAAAGTTAAGGTTTTGAGAATTGCTGTTTCTCTTAAATCGAAAAGGTTGAGAttaatcttcaatttttttttatcaaaaccATTAATCAAACACAGATATATAACATAGTAATTAACAGTTCATTTTCGAAACTGTCAAGGTGCGTTGACACATTTCCTTGGAAAGCGTATCGCATGAACTCCATGAAATGGAATAATCTTCTCTCGATGCAATTAATAACGCGCGGATGAACAAGCATTACGGTAGATTCAATGAGCCTCTCGCTAATATAGCGGTCGGACAGTTAATCAAGAATGGAATTACATTAACAATGCGTCCACTTCAGACGAATATTAATAGCGTAGAAATCCTATTCTTACGCTTCTTCTCGTCGAAGATTCTCTGCTTACTTGCTATTTAAATAgatgttatataaaattataactttATATAGACTTTCGTATAAATCATTCGCGACGTAATCGAAAATTCCATGTAtcgattaaaatagaatataaaattgaacgttcatttaattttagcCAATCTTCCAATAATCACTAAAATATACGCAGCCGAAAATATCTCCACGATTGAAATGAGCAAGTGTGATATTTGCAAATTACAGCAGTCCCACTTCCAATTAGACGTTATTCAGTTTGTTTACAAACATTCCTACGTAATTTATAGGTACACTTCGGTTAATTAATGACACCGCAAACATCAGTTATAGCGACAAGAACAACAGGGTGAATTCAGGGTTTAAAGAATGGATTTTACTTGTAACAGTAGCGTAACTGATGGGATCAATAGGATGAATTaaaatcctttttctttttgaataactggAATATTTTCacgaatataaaaattgatgcaatcaaaattataaacaatttttcactTTGGTTGAAGCAAATATTATTTCCTTCTGGTATTTAGAAGTACCATACAAATAACGGATTAGCTTCCCATTTCTCCTTTCAAAAGGGAAGCCAAGGATTTCGTAAACTTCAAAGTGTATAGAAAGTTTTGTATGTACCTACACTCCCATTTCCATACAAGCCTCAGCTTTTTGAATCTCAAGATTATAAACTCTTTCaaaaattctgaattttattcTGTTTGTACATATGTACCTCCTGTCGCGAAATACATTTCTTTCTTCCATCAGATCTCTTCTCATTCATTACGCTGTCGGTGGTTCCTTTCTTCCTGATAATGTTTATCGATACCTTTAGTTTATTTGCAATATCTCGGATAGAATAGTCTGCATTGTGAAGAATACACGCTGCAGAAATCTTCAATAGAAATCTCCGCAGCATTCACCATTTCCAATACATTACAATGATCGTACTCTTGACAAGATCTAAACAAGTAATAATAAAGGTAGAAGTGCATTCCATATTTAGGAATTAATGGTTCGAATATAGACCAGAAGTTATTATAGAAATTATACAGATCGATTATGGTTAATCAAGCTTTGGAATTAATTCAGTGCCATTTttgttctaattttttaattaaaacaataattataaataattaaatctatttatatctattttttttttttcattttctatcctACTAATTTCGCGATAATTTCAGTAAGGAACGAAATAAAGATAGACATTATCGTATGTTAAAACGAAACGAGGCGTAAGTATAAGAATTAAGCGCAACGACGCGACGTCTCCCTACGCTGGTATTACGTTCTACGCTCAAGTCACGTCGCGTcgggtcgcgtcgcgacgcgggaTGCTCTATTGTGACAGGAAAAGTGCAGCACTCCACGTTCAAGCGTTGCAGCTATTGAAAATTCATGTCAACCACGCCGtgtaaaaatttttaacatCCTCTCGGTGTTCGCCATTAAAAAGACATACACTTGCTGTCTTATTAAAGGACTTTAGAAAATTTACCGCAATTCTTTGAATCATCGGAGTTACCTGCCTGAATCTAACTTAATAGAATAAATGCAATTTATAATAACAAATCGATCTGACTATAATAACGTAACTATGATTTTtcaattactataaaatatttcgatatgaaattggtgaaaaatttaattaaaactggggctctctccatggtccgccgttcgagggtaaAGCACTTGGTAAAAAAATGATTAGTTCAAAATATAACCTAAAGTAATGTAGGTTCTAAGTTAAATTCGTACCAAAAAATAGATTTGGTTTGGATTGTACTTTCCGGAAGTACAGCTCCTCGGAAAAGGGGTTGGTAAGATTGGCGAAACCTACTACGTCTACGCACATACTCGTACTCGCATAtagcaaataaaaatgaaaaagacaaGTATCATTGATTGAATGATACGAAACATGGAGAGATAGGTACATCTGAATAGGAAATGCAGACAGCAGGAATAACTGATTTAGTTACCTGGTACGTACGCGTTGTCGTGACGCCAAGAATGTCCCGTACGGTGGTAACAAGGTTGATGTGTATTGCGGTTGACGAACGGTCAACGTTTCGTTGATGGCCTGCATGGCTATTGCAGTTGCATCGTACAGATCGTATTGCATTACCACAATCCCGTCTCCCTTCAACGTCAAAATGCAATCAAATGCGAGTAATAATATTTCAACCGTTTTAAACATGCAAATAAATAAACACCGCTGTTACACATTCGCTGACATTGACCCCTCGATGCATTACAATGCAattttttctatataaaataatgtGCAATGGAAGCTTTAATTTTTCTCAACTCATTTGTAATTGTATTTCTGAAACACTTCGTTGTGCTACTTTCATGAGAGATTACGATGGAAGAACGCAGAAAAATACTTGGGAATATCGCATTAGATGCAATAATATACTTTGTAACTGTAACTGGGGCATTACTGTTGGATTCATTAAATATGGTTAAGTAGCAACTTAAATCATCTTTGAGAATACTTGGGAATAAATGTGTCAAGACGATTCTATATTTATAGatacatataaatttaatatagtaGGTGAATCATTTTtacgaacaaaaaatattcacacttgaaattttatgtaattgaataatgaagaaaataagagaGAAGATAAATTTCTaatagtattattataatattaataatgtaaattatacTAGCgatcaaatcaaattttttcAGGAAAAAGGGTGACTCTGGGTGTCCAGCCTCCCTCAACACCCATGCTCCCCCCTCGGTGGCCGCGAGGAGACTGCCGATGTACGGGAGAAGGCCCCATATATATAGGCCAGTGATCCCCACCCACTGCCTACCTACACGCATTGACgcgcgaaaatttgaattaatatttaatagttaTTCCTATTTCTCAGTTATTTTATCTAATAGTTCTACTACTTTTTGTAATTTCACACAGGAATTTATAGTAAAAAGATCGGATCATACAATTTTTAACAGGGGAATGTTCTCAATATCGAATTTATACACTTCAAAAGTTTTTTCTGCATGAAGGACTGCAATGCCACTGACTCCCTATTCGAATTTGATTCAAGCTTCCCAGATATTCTCAGTGGTAATCAAACTTACTTCTGAACAACTGTCTAACTTTATCTAGTTACATGCATCGTTTCAAACTGACGTTGACCACAGTATTTCCATGTCACTAATTCTGTAGAATTAACTATGATTGTATTTAATTAGtttagaaatgaaaagaaaacttaTTGAACAATAACCAAAATTCAATTTCGTATCTCCTACAAACAATGCTCTATGTTTTCTACCATTATAAAACCTGCAGCAGGGATTTTATTTTAGACTAGCAAGGCAATACGTTTCAATATTTTCCGCTTGCTTCGAGCTGTATTTTCTGTTTGCATCTTACGATACTGCTTTCTATTCGCCTTTCCTAATCTTCCATTTTGTAATCTGTCCAGAATGCAGACTCTTAGAAACTCGtaaggaattatttaaaaagaggaaaaggaaaaggaatgtacaagaatttcttataaataatctttgtataatttaatataacaatATTTTGCTGTTATTGTTATATTTGTCATTTCCTTCTTCAACTCAACAATTCAACTTGACTTTGTTTATTATTCTGAATACAAATTCATCTGAAACGTCTAATTAACATTTCACATAtcaattaaatcaatgcattctAGTATTCTATGGTATGGCATATTATGCAATATTTTCGGTTCACGTATTCCGATCTGCAATTCGATCAGTGGTGCTTCAAAATAATTGTGCAATTCTTCTTAATATGATACTGACaattagaataattgaaaattatcaaaGATGGACATATGCTTATTAAAAGTATTTTTGATTAGACGTGTCTAAAAAAGAGAATTTAAGTGCTACCTGTACACTTAGTTTTTACTGTGgctaataaaaaacaaatacgTAGAAAGTTTTTGTAGAAATTAGCAAACCTAATTTCGTTCTCAACAGCATCCACGTTTCCGCTCACCGCATTGCTATTAACAAAGTGGAAATCGAATTTTACAGTGCACAATGAGGGCTGAGGCATGCAGCCACTTCCGAACTTCGAGCTCTCGACCAAATaacatttattctattatcaacGAGGCATTTGTAATTCAAATCATTTTCCACCGATTGAACAGGTGATTCCATCAGTGCGCTATTACCGCTTAAAATCGATATACCGTTTCTCGTACGCCTctccaattttaatatattaataatatgtatCGAAAAATTGATTATAAGCAGGAATTCTATTAAATGCTACAAATTTATTCACAATCAAAAaactaatattaatatcaagagattcaaattttcattaaaattttttaacttttaattattttgttcccTTAATTGCGGATTGAAGCTCTCatcaatttaaaattgtaaaattctagTATCTCAGTATTCTAGTATGCAAGTACCTTAGCATTCAAGTACCCTAGAATTAGTATTCCAATATCCAAGCACCCTAGTATTAGTATTCTAGTATCTAAGTGCTCTAGTGTTGGTATTCAAGTATCTAAGTATCCTAGTATCAGTATTCCAATATCCAAGCACCCTAGTATTAGTATTCTAGTATCTAAATGTTCTATTGGTGGTATTCAAGTACCCAATTATGCTAGTATCCTAGTGTTCAAGTATCCTAAATATCAGTATTCtaatattcaattattatttatcacacTTTTATTAACCCTAACACtaagaatgaaattattatttatcacacTTTTATTAACCCTAACACtaagaatgaaattattatttatcacacTTTTATTAACCCTAACACtaagaatgaaattattatttatcacacTTTTATTAACCCTAACACtaagaatgaaattattatttatcacacTTTTATTAACCCTAACACtaagaatgaaattattatttatcacacTTTTATTAACCCTAACACtaagaatgaaattattatttatcacacTTTTATTTTCTGGTAAAAAAATGATTAGCAGACGAAAAAATGGAGTTTTGAAGGTACCTGTCTAGACCCTACTCGCGCATTTGATATCGCGGCACGATCTTTCTCGGTTAGGAGATCCGTGGCTTGATAAAAGAGCAAACGATAACTGGACCGAGGGAAAATGGATCTGACAGCAGATTACCGCAGGTGAAAGTGAGATTTCCGAATGTCTTTATTCGAGTTTTCCAGAAAGCAGCCGCGTTATCGGGAAACTGTCGAAGAAACGTTTATCCGATTATCAGTCGGAACGTTTATTTTTACACCAGATTACTTTACGCTTGATAGAGAAAGGGAACAGAAGTGGAAGAACAgacttcatttttcaatttactgtCCGCATAATTCTGGATACCAACATTTAATAAATCAAAGTATCCAAACTATcgtcaaaatttcaatttcgaaacTCTAGAAGGAAGAATGGTTCGTGTAAGAAGCTGGCTTTAAAATCATCCTCAGAAGTTCAGCTTTAAATCGAACGGACATGGATATTTCATGGATGGAGACGTAACTCGAGATGAACGTatcaaaagaagaaggaaagtgGAAACTTTTTAAAAACTCTAAAAATTTGAGTTATCAAAGTTATAGAAGAAAATTCCTTTCGAAGAAGAAACATAATCTCGTATCAAAAGTTATTTGCAATGTCTTTCGTTTCTTGTTCTACAAGTATTCATGGTTGTAAAAGAATTTCACCAGTCAAATTCTACCgtttatagaataaaaattgaaaggtTATTTTCTGAGAACAGGATTAAGTTTTAAACATTTCTGGGAACATTCATTATTTAGACTGAAATGGAAGAATCGTCCTACATCTTACTGTCTGGTGACGTCAAGAGGTTCCCAATTACTGCTCGAGATTTTGCCCAAACTTTTGTCCGCGGGCAACGTTACCTCGGAGCGGGAATTTAGCAAGCTTGATTTAGGGCTTCTCAACTCTTTCCAAGGGCGAGTCGCTGATTGATGTGGTAGCAAGAACTTTCATTCTGTAGTTACAATACTTTCATCTATTTCGAACAAAAGGTTCTCACAGCGAATCGTCAAAAGACACAGTAACGTTCTCATTTTCTAGCTGGgttattcctttatttttcttaccGCAGTGAAAGTTAATCACCCTACTATTTTTTACAGATTTATTCTTTACTTGCTgagtaatttataaaattaaaatatctctCATACCTATGAAGAAATTAAATCGTGATCACAATCAAGATGCAACTTT
The sequence above is a segment of the Osmia lignaria lignaria isolate PbOS001 chromosome 12, iyOsmLign1, whole genome shotgun sequence genome. Coding sequences within it:
- the LOC117603060 gene encoding putative maleylacetoacetate isomerase 2, whose amino-acid sequence is MSVMGKPVLYSYWRSSCSWRVRIALNLKEIPYDIKPVSLIKGGGEQHSNEFREINPMEQVPALHIDNHTLIESLNILQYLEETRPHRPLMPADPVKRARVREICEVIASGIQPLQNLVVLIYVGEERKKEWAQHWITRGLTAVEKLLSSSAGKYCVGDEITLADCCLIPQIFNARRFLVDLRPFPTILRVDRHLENHPAFTAAHPNNQPDCPPEATK
- the LOC117603061 gene encoding uncharacterized protein LOC117603061 isoform X1 yields the protein MHRGVNVSECVTAGDGIVVMQYDLYDATAIAMQAINETLTVRQPQYTSTLLPPYGTFLASRQRVRTRSCQEYDHCNVLEMVNAAEISIEDFCSVYSSQCRLFYPRYCK
- the LOC117603061 gene encoding uncharacterized protein LOC117603061 isoform X2 — its product is MQYDLYDATAIAMQAINETLTVRQPQYTSTLLPPYGTFLASRQRVRTRSCQEYDHCNVLEMVNAAEISIEDFCSVYSSQCRLFYPRYCK